In Streptomyces nodosus, one DNA window encodes the following:
- a CDS encoding ATP-binding protein: MQVLQVQLEIRPDPAEVGRARRWARSRLAGSGIGADEPLAETLVLLVSELVTNAVVHTGCPAVLRLLLTGVRDDASGAPAGMVRLEVADASARPPAPRHATGDETGGRGLELVDGLADRWGWDPEGVGKRIWCEVDRCAAGAAAVAAVCRVDATAAEFAYGTV; this comes from the coding sequence GTGCAGGTGCTTCAAGTGCAGCTGGAGATCCGGCCCGACCCCGCTGAGGTGGGGCGGGCCCGTCGTTGGGCCCGCTCGCGGCTCGCCGGCTCCGGGATAGGGGCGGACGAGCCGCTGGCCGAGACGCTGGTGCTGCTCGTCTCCGAACTGGTCACCAACGCCGTGGTGCACACCGGCTGTCCGGCCGTGCTGCGGCTGCTGCTCACGGGTGTCAGGGACGACGCCTCGGGTGCCCCGGCCGGCATGGTCCGGCTGGAGGTGGCCGACGCCAGCGCCCGTCCGCCGGCGCCCCGGCATGCCACGGGGGACGAGACGGGCGGCCGGGGTCTGGAGCTGGTCGACGGACTCGCGGACCGCTGGGGCTGGGACCCGGAGGGTGTGGGCAAGCGCATCTGGTGCGAGGTGGACCGCTGTGCGGCGGGGGCCGCCGCAGTGGCCGCGGTCTGCCGGGTGGACGCGACGGCTGCGGAGTTCGCGTACGGCACCGTGTAG
- a CDS encoding EF-hand domain-containing protein: MVSTEYERRIAARFATFDQDRNGYIDREDFSAAAKAVLAEFGTAARSEQGQALYAGGEAFWQGMAGIADRDGDQRITREEFVGGAVKRLRDNPDRFAEIARPFLHAALAVADGDRDGAATVQETARVLKALGVREDIAAAVASALDADGDDRVGEAEIVAAVARYFTVSE; encoded by the coding sequence ATGGTCAGCACCGAGTACGAGCGAAGGATCGCCGCGCGTTTCGCCACCTTCGACCAGGATCGCAACGGCTATATCGACCGCGAGGACTTCAGCGCGGCGGCCAAGGCGGTCCTCGCCGAGTTCGGCACCGCGGCCCGGTCCGAGCAGGGGCAGGCCCTGTATGCCGGGGGCGAGGCGTTCTGGCAGGGCATGGCCGGGATCGCGGACCGGGACGGCGACCAGCGCATCACCCGCGAGGAGTTCGTCGGCGGCGCGGTCAAGCGACTGCGCGACAACCCCGATCGGTTCGCGGAGATCGCCCGCCCCTTTCTGCACGCGGCGCTGGCCGTGGCGGACGGCGACCGGGACGGCGCGGCCACGGTCCAGGAGACCGCCCGGGTCCTGAAGGCCCTCGGGGTGCGCGAGGACATCGCCGCGGCGGTCGCCTCGGCCCTCGACGCGGACGGCGACGACAGGGTCGGCGAGGCCGAGATCGTGGCCGCGGTCGCGCGCTACTTCACCGTCTCCGAATAG
- a CDS encoding STAS domain-containing protein, whose translation MAVTLEVTFEERGGWAVLRVAGELDLLTSPVLRRRVHDAVADGRHDLVLDLSEVVFCDSSGVGVLIATRRLMRSCRGRLRLILPGRNGTQGAHVERVLAALGVRRLFDVRPDVTSATEDDSRPLSA comes from the coding sequence GTGGCGGTGACGCTCGAAGTGACCTTCGAGGAGCGCGGTGGATGGGCCGTGCTCCGGGTGGCGGGCGAGCTGGATCTGCTGACCTCGCCGGTGCTGCGCCGACGGGTGCACGACGCGGTGGCGGACGGCCGCCACGACCTCGTCCTGGACCTCTCCGAGGTCGTCTTCTGCGACTCCAGCGGGGTCGGCGTGCTGATCGCCACCCGTCGGCTGATGCGTTCCTGCCGGGGCCGGCTCAGACTGATCCTGCCCGGGCGGAACGGCACCCAGGGCGCCCATGTCGAACGGGTCCTCGCCGCGCTGGGCGTGCGCCGGCTCTTCGACGTCCGTCCGGATGTCACATCCGCCACCGAGGACGACTCCAGGCCCCTGTCCGCGTAA
- the purU gene encoding formyltetrahydrofolate deformylase — translation MTEQSARPAAPADQYVLTLSCPDKQGIVHAVSSYLFMTGCNIVDSQQFGDDDTGLFFMRVHFSAEPPVTVAKLRASFAAIGDSFQMDWQIHRADEKMRVVLMVSKFGHCLNDLLFRARTGALPAEIAAVVSNHTDFAELVGSYNTPFHHVPVTKDTKAEAEARVLELVRELDVELVVLARYMQVLSDDLCKQLSGRIINIHHSFLPSFKGAKPYHQAHARGVKLIGATAHYVTADLDEGPIIEQEVERVGHGVTPDQLVAIGRDVECQALARAVKWHAERRILLNGRRTVVFA, via the coding sequence ATGACTGAGCAGTCCGCCCGGCCCGCGGCCCCCGCCGACCAGTACGTCCTCACCCTGTCCTGCCCGGACAAGCAGGGCATCGTGCACGCCGTGTCCAGCTATCTGTTCATGACCGGCTGCAACATCGTGGACAGCCAGCAGTTCGGCGACGACGACACCGGACTGTTCTTCATGCGGGTCCACTTCTCGGCGGAGCCGCCGGTGACGGTGGCCAAGCTGCGGGCCAGCTTCGCGGCGATCGGCGACTCCTTCCAGATGGACTGGCAGATCCACCGGGCCGACGAGAAGATGCGTGTCGTCCTGATGGTCAGCAAGTTCGGACACTGTCTGAACGACCTGCTCTTCCGCGCCCGGACCGGCGCACTGCCCGCCGAGATCGCGGCCGTGGTGTCCAACCACACCGACTTCGCCGAGTTGGTGGGCTCGTACAACACTCCCTTCCACCATGTCCCGGTGACCAAGGACACCAAGGCGGAGGCCGAGGCGCGGGTGCTGGAGCTGGTGCGCGAGCTGGATGTCGAGCTGGTGGTGCTGGCCCGCTATATGCAGGTGCTCTCGGACGATCTGTGCAAGCAGCTCAGCGGCCGGATCATCAACATCCATCACTCCTTCCTGCCGAGCTTCAAGGGGGCCAAGCCCTACCACCAGGCGCATGCGCGTGGGGTGAAGCTGATCGGGGCCACCGCGCACTATGTGACGGCCGATCTCGACGAGGGCCCGATCATCGAGCAGGAGGTCGAGCGGGTGGGCCACGGTGTGACCCCGGACCAGCTGGTCGCGATCGGCCGCGATGTGGAGTGCCAGGCACTGGCGCGCGCGGTCAAGTGGCACGCCGAGCGCCGGATCCTGCTGAACGGCCGGCGGACGGTGGTTTTCGCCTGA
- a CDS encoding SCO4402 family protein yields MTVQGSENSSRRGRRSSTMGGMPLNDMPWWRWRSNVRSALHMLSDPVFQRDVWLTGVEGYGDVTDAVYRLVEDTWLDNWSAEKYVGTIFRDSQEAALVDTAVLRVLRIMHQVGPDAPVQAYLDHQGWPDALRAARDAHVRLAMSDGDDPDVPPQSLEVLRILTRSA; encoded by the coding sequence GTGACCGTGCAAGGTTCGGAGAACTCTTCCCGTCGCGGCCGTCGCTCCTCCACCATGGGCGGCATGCCACTCAATGACATGCCATGGTGGCGCTGGCGCAGCAATGTGCGCTCCGCGCTGCACATGCTCTCCGATCCGGTGTTCCAACGGGACGTCTGGCTGACCGGTGTCGAGGGGTACGGCGACGTCACCGACGCCGTGTACCGCCTGGTCGAGGACACCTGGCTGGACAACTGGTCCGCCGAGAAGTACGTCGGCACGATCTTCCGTGACTCGCAGGAGGCGGCGCTGGTCGACACCGCCGTGCTGCGGGTGCTGCGGATCATGCACCAGGTCGGCCCGGACGCGCCGGTGCAGGCCTATCTCGACCACCAGGGATGGCCGGACGCGCTGCGGGCGGCCCGCGACGCCCATGTGCGGCTCGCGATGAGCGACGGCGACGACCCGGACGTCCCGCCGCAGTCCCTTGAGGTGCTGCGGATCCTGACCCGGTCCGCGTGA